The Streptomyces diastaticus subsp. diastaticus genome contains the following window.
CCGGCAGTCGGACAGGCCCATCCCGGTGCCCATGAACAGGGCGGCCACCCGGGTCAAGGGCAGCCACTGCTGGACCACGGCCGGCAGCCCCACGCAGTACCCGGCCGGGCAGAGCCGGCGGAACCAGGGCTCCCCGGGCACCGCGGGGCCTCCCGGAGGAGGAAGGCGAGCACGCCGAGCGCCATCACCGCGCCCGCGACCGGGACTTTGGCGGGCGTGACGTCGAGGGCTCGGGATGCCGCCGTGGTGGTCCGGGGCAACGGTCACTCTCCTCTTCCCGCACCGGTTCCGGGGAGCGGGAGGGTGCGGACGTCACCGTGGAAGAACGGGGCGGCGCCTTCCCCGCCTCCCCCTTGAGCCACCGTCCCGTCGCCCGTGCGTATGTACCAGGCCGTTCACGAAGTCGTCCCGGTTGGGCCGCACCACCTTCCGCAACCGTGTGGCGGCGGCCTACGTTCCTGGGCGCAGACGGGGTTTCCGTACGGACGCAGTCACAGGGGGACGACACATGAGCGGCACGACGACGGGCGGGACCTCCAGACGGCGGGTGCTGCGGCTGGCCGGGGGCGGCCTCGCGCTGGCCGCCCTGGGGGCCGGGGCGGCGGGCTGCCGCGAGGACGGGGTGGACGAGGCGGGCTCCGGGGGTTCCGGCGGCACGGAGCCGGCCGGGAGCGGAAAGCCTTCCTCGGACGGCGGGGACGGGGGCGGGAGCGGCAAGGGGCCGAAGCCCTTGTGGACGGAGTCGGTCCCCGCCCAGACCTACGGCGACAACGACGAACTCGTCGCCGTGGCAGGCATGGTGATCGCCAGTGGTTCGCCGCTGAAGGCCCTGGACGCCGCCACCGGCAAGGAGCGGTGGTCGCTGCCGGAGGGCGCGACGCCCGGCGCCCCGCTGCTCGTCGCGGGCGACACCCTGTACCTGGCCAGCGGCAAGTACGACGGCACGGTCGCCGGTTACTCCCCGGCGACCGGCGAGGAGACCTGGCGGGGACGGCTCGGCAAGGGCTACCGGCAGCCGCGGCCCGTCGCGGTCGACGACCGGCAGGTGTACGTGGTCGCCGAGATCCTGGAGGAGGACAACTCCTCGCACACCAACGTCATCGCGGCGTTCGACAGCGGCTCGGGCAAGCTCGTCTGGAGCGAGCAGCGCGACCTGGGGACCGAGCAGAACGGCATCCACGCCGCCGTCGAGGGCCGCCACCTCGTCTACACCGACTTCAAGAAGAACCTGACCGTGCGCGACACCGCCACCGGGCGGCAGGTGTGGACGCAGAAGACCGACAAGACGAACTACGGCTTCTTCACGGTCCACGCGGGGCTGGTGATCGTCCCCCAGGGCGACCGGCTCCAGGCGTACGCACTCGCCGACGGCGCCCGCGAGTGGTCGCTGAAGGCCACCCGCTTCACCACGTTCAAGGAACCGTCCGTGGTGGACGGCGTGCTCTACATCGCCGACAGCGGAAGGACGGTACGGGCCGTCGCCCCGGGGAGCGGCAAGGAGATCTGGCGGTCCGAGGCGCTGGCCGAGGCCGGCTTCCAGGTCCCGAGGCAGTACGTCAAGGCGGGCGACGTCGTCTACGCCGCCACCGACCTGGACAAGGACGGCGGTGTGGCCGCCCTCGACGCCGGCTCGGGCAAGGTGCGCTGGACCTTCAACGACGGCTCGGGCGACCACCACGCCTGGCTGGTGGCCACCGACGGTGAGCGGGTCTTCGCCCTGCACGGCAAGAAACTGCACGCGCTGCCCGCGTAGGGGGCGGCGCCCGGGGCGCGGCTCCCCGCCGCGCCCCCGCGCCCCCGCGGGACGGAAGCACCCGTCAGCCGCCCGGGGAGTCGTCCACCGCGAAGTCCATCCGGACGTCGTCGCCGTCGACCGACTTCGCGGTGACCGTCACACCGTACTGCTCGCCGTCCGCGGCCAGTTGGCAGCGCACGGTCGCGCCCACGCGGGCCGGCAGGTCCTCCTGGCAGGCCAGGGCGTCGGGCTGCCGGCCGGTCCGCGCGGCCAGGGCCGCCTTGCCCTGGCGAGCGACCTCGGCCTTGTCGACGGCGGGCGCCCCGGCCCCCGCGTTCGGCGGACCGGTGGGCTCCGGCGCGGCGGACGTGCCCGCACCCGGACCGTCGTCCACCTTGAAGTCGATCTCGGCCTTGCCTCCCCCGACCGAGGCCGTGGTGGCGGTCAAACCCTGTTTCTCGCCGTCGACCGCCAGTTCGCAGCGCACGGTGGCGCCCTTCTCGGCCTTGAGGTCGTCCTCGCAGGTGACCGAGTCGGGCACGCGGCCGACCTTCTCCCCGAGTGCCGCCGAGGCCCGCTTCGCGACCTCTTCCTTGCTGACCGAGCCCGTGGCACTCACGCTCGCCGAGCATCCGGTGGCGAGCAGCACGGCGACGGCTCCCGCCGCGATGCGGGCCGCTCCCCGGCGCCGGCCCTTCCGTCCTGTCATGTGCACAGTCCCCCCGTGGAACGATCGTTCGGAACGTCTCGGCCGCCGAACCTACCACCGGCGCCCTTCCCCCCGGCCCGGCACTCGTACGGCCGGTCGGCCCGCTCCTCGGACGGGGAGCACCCTGGCCCCGGCCGACCGGGGCACGCTCCGCCCCCGCGCGCCCGCCCGGCGGCACTCGGGGCGGTCCTGACGACCGGCCCGGCGCTGACCCCCGCGCGCGGCCCGGCGGCCGGCGCCGTTCGCGTACGCGCTGGAGGCGGCGGTGGCCGAGGACGGCGACGGCTCCTCCCGCGGGCGGGCACGGTGCCGGCGACGCTGCCCCTCGTACGGGCCGAGCCACCGCCTGACCTCGTACGACCGGGCCCGCCAGCCCGCCGTCGGGCGGGGCCGCCCCGTCGGGCACGCCGTCTGCCGGGGACGGTGCCGCGCGTGTTCACCGCTCCCCCACCTCCGCCAGGATCCGCTCCACCCGCTCCTCCACCGTCGCCGGGGCGACCTCCACCAGCCGGAAGCCGAAGCGCCGGTAGCTCTCCTCATGGAGCTTCTCGAAGGCGAGGGACTCCTCGTAGGTGATGCGGCGGGCCGCGGTGAGTTCCAGGAAGCCGAGGGGGCGGAGCAGGAAGACGTGGGGCTCGTAGCGGCCGGCGGCGGTGATGCGGCCGAGTTCGGCGGTGAGGTCGGGCGGGACGGGGTGGCCGAGGTAGGCCGCGAGGGCGTGCATGCAGACCGGGGAGCGGTCGAGGAAGCAGAGACCGGCCGGGTCCGGCGCCGCGTCGGCCCGCGCCTCGCGGGCGCGTTGCTCGGCGGTGACCCGGGTGAGGAAGCCGGGGTCGGTCCACGGCTCCCGGACGCCTTGGGCCTGCTCGCGGGCGATGACGGCGGTGGCCGCCTCGCCGACGGTCCGGTGGCCGCGGGCCGCCAGCGCCCGCAGGACGGTGGTCTTGCCCGCTCCGGGGGTGCCCGTGAGGATGTAGCGCCGCATGGCGTGGTCCTTTCCGGCCGGGCCCCCTTCACCCGGCGGGCGCGGCCTACTCCTTGTGGTCCGGTTCCTGGCCGGGGTCCTGGCCCCGCTTCCCGCCGTCGGACGGGGCCGCCTCGCTCCGGCCGTCGTCGCCCTGGGCGCGGCTGCGGGCCGCGCGACGCAAGCGGGGGTGGGCGGTGGTGTCGACCCGGCCCTCCGACATGGCCTCGCCGATCATCCGGCGGACCGCGTCGCGCAGGCCGTGCAGGGCCTGGTGGCGGCGGGGCCCCGCGGTGGGGTCCTCCCGCAGTTCGCGGACGGTGGCCCAGCACAGGCCCAGCATGACGACGACGAAGGGGAGGGCGACGAGGATGGTGGCCGACTGGAGGGAGTCGAGGCCGCCGGCGATGAGCAGCGCGGCGGCCACGGCGGCCATCAGCACGCCCCAGGTGACGTTGAGCCAGGCGCGCGGGTGCAGGGCGCCCCGGCTGGTGAGCGAGCCCATCACGAGGGAGGCGGAGTCGGCGCTGGTGATGAAGTACATCATGATGAGGACCATCGCGAACCATGCCGTCACCTCGGGCAGCGGCAGTGCGTCCAGCATCGAGAAGAGCGTCGCCTCGGTGCCCTCCGACTCCTTCTCGGCCATGTCGACCACGCCCGTCTCGTCCAGCCGGATGCCGGTCCCGCCGAGCACGCAGAACCACACGGCGGAGGCGCCGGAGGGGATCAGCAGCACGGCGAGGAGGAACTCGCGGATGGAACGCCCCTTGGAGATGCGGGCGATGAAGGTCCCGACGAACGGCGCCCAGGACAGCCACCACGCCCAGTAGAAGATCGTCCACTGGCCGAGCCACTCGCTGTCCGTGAAGGCGCCGGTGCGGGTGGCCATCGAGATCAGCTCGTTGAAGTAGCCGCCGACGCTGGAGGGGATGGCGTCGAGGATGTAGACGGTCGGGCCGACGAGGAAGATGAAGAGCATCAGCAGGGCGGCCATCACCAGGTTGACCGAGCTGAGCCACTTCACGCCGCCGTGCAGCCCGGTGAAGGCGGAGACGACGAAGGCCGCGCCGAGCACCACGATGATCAGCAGCTGGAGCCCGGTGGTGTTCTCGACGCCCGCCGTCAGCTGGAGGCCGGTGGCGATCTGCAGGGCGCCGATGCCGAGGCTGGTGGCCGTGCCGAAGACGGTGGCGAAGACGGCGAGCAGGTCGAGCAGCCGGCCGACGACGCCGTTGGCCCGCCGCTCCCCGATGAGCGGGACGAAGACGGCGCTGATCCGGTTGCCGCGCCCGAGCCGGAAGGTGGTGTACGCGAGCGAGAGGCCGACCACGCCGTAGATCGCCCAGGGGGTCAGCGTCCAGTGGAAGAACGAGTACTCCAGGGCCCGGCCGGCCGCCTCGGGGGTGCCGGCCGTGGCGTCGGTGGAGGGCGGCGGGCTCAGGTAGTGGGCGACCGGTTCGCCGACGCCGTAGAAGATGAGGCCGATGCCCATGCCCGCGGCGAACATCATGGCGACCCAGGCGAAGTCGGTGAACTCCGGTTCGTCCTCGGCGGTGCGCGCCAGCTTGATGCGGCCGAAGCGGCTGAAGGCGAGGATCACGCAGAGGACCAGGAAGACGTCGGCGGCGATCACGAAGAGCCACTCGAAGTTCTCCAGCACCCACGGCAGGGCCGTGTCGGAGAAGCTCTGGAACGAGGACTTGCCGAAGCTCGCCCACAGGACGACCGCGACGATGCCGAGCACGCCGATCGCGACGACCGGGACGTCCGGCCGGGAGTCGGCGCCGGGCGGTTCGGCGGACGTGGGGCCGTGCGGGCTGTCCGGGGGCAGGTCGGCGGTGTCGGTGGTGCTCATAGCTGCCCACTATGGTCCGAGCACCGGACATACCGTCACATACCACGCCGGTGCGGGGCCGAACGGCGCGGCGGCCGGGAGCCCGGCCGCCGCGCTCCCTCCCCGGGGCGTCAGACGAGTCGGCGGGCGGTCGCCCAGCGGGTCAGCTCGTGGCGGTTGGAGAGCTGGAGCTTGCGCAGCACCGCGGAGACGTGCGACTCGACCGTCTTCACCGAGATGTAGAGCTGCTTGGCCACCTCCTTGTAGGCGTAGCCCCGGGCGATCAGCCGCAGCACCTCGCGCTCGCGCTGGGTGAGCCGGTCCAGGTCCTCGTCGACCGGCGGGGCGTCGGTGGAGGCGAAGGCGTCCAGCACGAACCCGGCCAGCCGGGGGGAGAAGACGGCGTCGCCGTCCTGCACCCGGAAGACCGAGTCGACCAGGTCGGCGCCGGTGATGTTCTTGGTGACGTAGCCGCGGGCGCCGCCCCGGATGACGCCGATGACGTCCTCCGCCGCGTCGGAGACGGAGAGCGCGAGGAACCGCACCGGCCGCTCGGCGGCGCCCATCAGCGGGGCGCAGCGGCGCAGCACCTCGACCCCGCCGCCGCCCGGCAGGTGCACGTCGAGCAGGACCACCTCGGGGCGGGTCGCGGTGATGACGGTGACGGCCTGGTCCACGTCGTCGGCCTCGCCGACCACCTCGACGCCGGTCTCCTCGGTCTGCCCGATCTCGGCCTGGACGCCGGTGCGGAACATCCGGTGGTCGTCGACGAGGACGACCCGTACACGCCGCGCGCTCCCGCCCTCCGCCGCCTCGGTGCCGCCCGCCGTGGTCTCGTTCATCTCGTCGCCCTCTCTCTCGGCCCGGCCGCCCTCTGCGCCCGCCTCGCCCGCCGCGGCCGGCCCGTCAGGGTGCCGCCCGTACCCATCATCCCGCCGTCGTCCGCCGGATCTCCAGCTCCACCTCGGTGCCGCCGTCGGGCGCGGAGCGCAGCCGGGCCGTGCCGCCGTGCCGCTCCATCCGGCCGATGATCGACTCGCGGACGCCCATCCGGTCGGCGGGGACCGCGTCCAGGTCGAAGCCGGGGCCCCGGTCCCGCACGGAGACGAAGACCTCCTCCCCGGCCGCCTCGGCGAACACCTGCACCGGCCCGCCCTCGCCACCGTACTTGGCGGCGTTCACCATGGCCTCGCGCGCGGCCTGGACCAGTGCGGGCAGCGGCTCGTCCAGCGGGCAGTCGCCGACCAGGACGACCTCCAGCGGTACGCCGTGCTTGTCCTCGACCTCGGCGGCGGTGCGCTTGACCGCCTCGGCCAGCGTCGCCGGCCCGTCCTCGGCGGCGCGGCCCGAGCCCTCCGGCCGGTGCAGCCAGTTTCGCAGTTCGCGCTCCTGGGAGCGGGCGAGGCGGCGGACCTCGGCGGGCCGGTCGGCGTTGCGCTGGATCAGGGTGAGGGTGTGCAGCACCGAGTCGTGGACGTGGGCGGCTACCTCGGCCCGCTCCTGGGCGCGAATACGCATCAGCCGCTCCTGCCCGAGATCCTGCGCCATCCGCACCAGCCAAGGCCCGGCCAGCAGCGCCACCCCGACCAGCACCGCGAGCGACGCCTGGAGGACCGCGCCCAGGTGCTCGGCCGACCCCTGGAGGACGAACATCCCGGAGACCCCGGCGCCGACCAGCAGCACTCCCGCCGCCGACCTGGCCAGGGTGAGGTTCCGCCGCCTGAGCCCGGCCTCGGCCCAGCGGGCCCGGCGGGCGTTGTCGGCCTGCCGCCAGACCACGGCGACACCGGCGCCGACCAGCAGGGCGGGGAAGAGGTAGGCGCGGGCGGTGCCGTTCAGGTCGACCGAGGCGACGAAGACCATGGAGGCGACGAGCAGCGCCAGCAGGGCGACGAGCTGGCCCCGGTCCGCCTTGGCCGGGGCACTCGGCGGCTGCGGCGAGAGGCCGCCCACGCCCAGCGGTACGAAGGACCAGAAGGCGGCGTAGAGCAGGGCGCCCAGGCCGTTGGCGACGAAGAGCGCGACGAAGGCGAGCCGGACCCAGAAGACCGGCAGGCCGAGGTGGCCGGCGAGGCCGCGCGCGACTCCGCCCAGCCAGCGGCCGTCGCTGCTGCGGTAGAGCTTGCGCGGCTCCCGCTCCTGCTCGATGGTCCCTGCTGCGGCGTCCGGCATGGACCGATCGTCACACGGCGGCCCGGCCACCGGCATCAGGGTTGTCCCGGAGGCCGCCCCCGGTCCGGCGGCGCGGCGCGGTCGGAAGCCGTGGTTCCGGCCGGCCCTCCGCCCCGTGGCCGCGCGGTCGGGCCCGGGCGGGCTCTCGGGGTCGATCTCAGGGTCCGTCCAGGGTCGTACCGGCTGCCCACCGGCCGCCCGCCCCGTCACCATGGAGCCATGACACCGCCGCCCACCGGAGCCACCGGTGCCCCGCCCGCCCCCGAGCCGCGCACCGAGGAGCGGCCCCCCGGCTTCCGCCGCGACCGGCGCCACCGCAAGATCGGCGGCGTCTGCGCGGGGCTCGGCCTGCACTACGGCCTGGACCCGCTGATCTTCCGCATCTGCCTGGCCGTGCTCTCCGCGACCGGCGGCGTCGGCCTCCTCTTCTACGGCTTCGCCTGGCTGCTCGTGCCCTACGAGGGCGAGGAGGAGAACGAGGCGCGGCGGCTGCTCTCCGGCCGCGTCGACGGGCCCGCGCTCACCGCCGTCCTCTTCGCCCTGGTCGGCTGCGGACTGCTCCTCTCGGTCATCAACAACGGCCAGCTCCTCTGGTTCGCCGTGCTGCTCGGGCTGCTCCTCGCCGGGGCCGCCCACTGGTCCCGGACCCGGCCCGAACAGGGCGAGAGGGCACAGGAGGGGATGCCCCCCGAGCCGCAGGCCCCGCCCGTGCCGGACGGACCCGAGTCGTGGTGGCGCGGCCCGATCGTCAAGGACGGCACCCACGACGGCGCCACCGGCTACCTCTGGGGCCCGGCCGCCCTGGCCGACGGGACGGGTGGCGCCGCCAGTACCCGGGCCCGCGCCTCCGGCTGCGGCCGGCGGCCCGCCGACGCGCTGGCCGAACGGCCGCGCCGCCCCCGCTCCCTGGGCTTCCTCACCTTCCTGCTGGCCTGCGCGGCGGGCACCCTCACCGCTTTCGCCGGCTGGCACACCCAGCCGCTGGGCACCGCGCTCCAGACCGGGCTCGCCGTCGCCCTCGGCGTCCTCGGCCTCGGTGTCGCGGTGAGCGCCTTCCTCGGCCGCACCGGGCTGGGCACGATCTTCCTCGCCGTGCTGACCGCCGTCGCGCTGGCCGGCGCCGCCAACCTCCCCCGCGACGCCACCACCGACTGGTCCTCCCCCACCTGGCGTCCCGCCGACACGGCCGCGCTCCGCCCCGACTACCGCATCGGCACCGGCGACGCCACCCTCGACCTGAGCGAGGTCACGGTGCCCAGGGGCGAACGCGCCTCGGTCCGGGCCCGCGTCGCCACCGGGCACCTGCGGGTCCTCCTTCCCCGCACCAGCACCGTCGACCTGACCGCGGAGTCCGGCATCGGCACCGTCCACCTCCCCGGCGACCGGGACGGCGGGGTGTCGGTCGGCAACGACGTCTCCCGCAAGGCCACCTACCCCGCGGGGGACGGCGGCGTCCTCACCGTCCACGTCGAAACAGGCTTCGGTCTGACGGAGGTCACCCGTGCTACGCCATGAACCCCAGCCCGGCCGGCTCCTGGCCGGCATCGCGCTCGTCACCGCCGCCGTCCTCTACACCGGCGACGCCGTCTCCGCCTGGACGGTCCCGTGGTGGGCGCTCTTCCCGCTGGTCTGCGGCGGCCTGTGGCTGGCGGCGGCGGTGGGACTGTTCGGACACCTGTGGCGCAGGCGGCGGAGGCGGAGGACGGAGGGCGGCGTCAACGGGTGCTGACACGCCGGTCGCACCACCCCGTGCCCCCGCCCCGGACCGGCTCAGTCCCCCAGACCCAGCCCGATGTCCCGGCCCCTCCGCCGCCGCTGCCGGAGCGCCTCGTCCGCCGAGAAGTGCTCCGCGCCCGCCAGGGCCAGCGGCAGCCAGGCCAGCAGGTAGGCCAGGTCGTTGCCGTAGTAGTACGGCGTGGTCGGCCAGCTGACGGTGAGCCACAGGACCAGGGAGATGAGGGCGCCCCCGGCTGCGGCGACGCGGGCCCGGAAGCCCAGCAGGGTGGCGAGGCCGACCAGGAGTTCGCCGAGGGCGAGCGCGTAGCCGAAGCCGACGGGGCTGTGCTGGGCGAGGTCGACGAGGAAGGGGGCGCCCGCCGTGGCGTGCACGGCGTCGAGGAGTTCGCCGAGGGAGCCGGGGCCGGTGGCGGAGAGGAAGGCCGAGTCGGTGAGCTTGTCGAGGCCGGCGTGGACGAAGGTGACGCCGAGGAAGGCGCGGAGCGGCAGCAGGGCGTACCGCCGCAGGGTGCCGCGCAGGCCGCGCCGGGGGCCGAGGCCGCCCGGCTGTTCGAGCAGGGTGCCGTGTGCCATGGCTGGTGGGGCCGCCTCTCAAGGTGGGGTGCGGGGCTCGTCGGCGTCCCTGCCCGTTCCGGACGGCGGCCATACGTGGCGGGCGGGCGCGAGGAGCGGGTCAGCGGCCTCCGGCGACCCGGAGGACGGCGCCCGTGGTGTACGAGGCGTCGGGCGACAGGAGCCAGGAGACGGCTCCGGCGATCTCCTCGGGCTGCCCGGCGCGGCCCAGCGGAATGCCCGGCCCCTGCTTGGCGGGGCGTTCGGGGTCGGCGTGGAAGCCGGTCCAGATGACCCCGGGGGCCACGCAGTTGACGCGGATCCCCTCGTCCGCGACCTCCTTGGCGAGGCCGACGGTGAGCGTGTCCACGCCGGCCTTGGCGGCGGCGTAGTGGACGTACTCGCCGGGGCTGCCGAGGGTGGCGGCGGCGGACGAGATGTTGACGAGTGCGCCGCCGCCGGAGGCCGAGAGGTCGCGGACGGCACGGCGGGCGCAGAGCAGGTAGCCGAGGAGGTTGACGTCCAGGGCGCGGGAGATCCCGGCCGGGTCGGCGTCGGCGAGGCGACCGACGGGGCCGCTCGTCCCGGCGTTGTTGACCAGGCCGGTGACGGGGCCGAGGGTGGCGGCCTCGTCGAAGAGCGCGTCGACGGAGGCGGCGTCGGCGGTGTCGACGGCGACGGCGAGCGCGCGGCGCCCGGCGGCGCGGACCCGTTCGGCGACGGACTCGGCGGCGGCCCGGTCGGACCGGTAGCCGACGACGAGGTCGTGGCCGTCGGCGGCGAGCCGGGCGCAGACGGCGGCGCCGATGCCCCGGCTGCCGCCGGTCACCACGGTCAGGGGCTGCCTCGTGGTACCGGCACCGGTCATCGTCATGAGGGACCTCCGCGTCACACGCCGCCCCCGTCGGTCGCGGGGGCCCGGCTCACCGTACCGGCGTCTGGCACCTGGTCAGTCGCCGACCTCGATGGTCACCTTGTTGGTCTCGACGCCGGCCGCCGAGACCAGTTGGACCTCGGCCTTGCCGGGCTCGACCTCGACCGGTACCGGGACGGTCAGCGTCGTGTCGGACGGGTTGGTGAAGCCGCCGGGCACGGGCACCAGCGGCACGTGCACGTGGACGGCCCCTATCCGCACGACCATCCGCGCGAGCCGGTCCGGGGTGCGGGCGCTCGGCGGCAGGAACCCGGCGCCGCGGATCTCGATGTCGTCGCCCGTCCGGATCGGCCCGTCCAGGTCC
Protein-coding sequences here:
- a CDS encoding PQQ-binding-like beta-propeller repeat protein, whose translation is MSGTTTGGTSRRRVLRLAGGGLALAALGAGAAGCREDGVDEAGSGGSGGTEPAGSGKPSSDGGDGGGSGKGPKPLWTESVPAQTYGDNDELVAVAGMVIASGSPLKALDAATGKERWSLPEGATPGAPLLVAGDTLYLASGKYDGTVAGYSPATGEETWRGRLGKGYRQPRPVAVDDRQVYVVAEILEEDNSSHTNVIAAFDSGSGKLVWSEQRDLGTEQNGIHAAVEGRHLVYTDFKKNLTVRDTATGRQVWTQKTDKTNYGFFTVHAGLVIVPQGDRLQAYALADGAREWSLKATRFTTFKEPSVVDGVLYIADSGRTVRAVAPGSGKEIWRSEALAEAGFQVPRQYVKAGDVVYAATDLDKDGGVAALDAGSGKVRWTFNDGSGDHHAWLVATDGERVFALHGKKLHALPA
- a CDS encoding DUF4333 domain-containing protein, whose amino-acid sequence is MAAGAVAVLLATGCSASVSATGSVSKEEVAKRASAALGEKVGRVPDSVTCEDDLKAEKGATVRCELAVDGEKQGLTATTASVGGGKAEIDFKVDDGPGAGTSAAPEPTGPPNAGAGAPAVDKAEVARQGKAALAARTGRQPDALACQEDLPARVGATVRCQLAADGEQYGVTVTAKSVDGDDVRMDFAVDDSPGG
- a CDS encoding ATP/GTP-binding protein, which encodes MRRYILTGTPGAGKTTVLRALAARGHRTVGEAATAVIAREQAQGVREPWTDPGFLTRVTAEQRAREARADAAPDPAGLCFLDRSPVCMHALAAYLGHPVPPDLTAELGRITAAGRYEPHVFLLRPLGFLELTAARRITYEESLAFEKLHEESYRRFGFRLVEVAPATVEERVERILAEVGER
- a CDS encoding BCCT family transporter, whose amino-acid sequence is MSTTDTADLPPDSPHGPTSAEPPGADSRPDVPVVAIGVLGIVAVVLWASFGKSSFQSFSDTALPWVLENFEWLFVIAADVFLVLCVILAFSRFGRIKLARTAEDEPEFTDFAWVAMMFAAGMGIGLIFYGVGEPVAHYLSPPPSTDATAGTPEAAGRALEYSFFHWTLTPWAIYGVVGLSLAYTTFRLGRGNRISAVFVPLIGERRANGVVGRLLDLLAVFATVFGTATSLGIGALQIATGLQLTAGVENTTGLQLLIIVVLGAAFVVSAFTGLHGGVKWLSSVNLVMAALLMLFIFLVGPTVYILDAIPSSVGGYFNELISMATRTGAFTDSEWLGQWTIFYWAWWLSWAPFVGTFIARISKGRSIREFLLAVLLIPSGASAVWFCVLGGTGIRLDETGVVDMAEKESEGTEATLFSMLDALPLPEVTAWFAMVLIMMYFITSADSASLVMGSLTSRGALHPRAWLNVTWGVLMAAVAAALLIAGGLDSLQSATILVALPFVVVMLGLCWATVRELREDPTAGPRRHQALHGLRDAVRRMIGEAMSEGRVDTTAHPRLRRAARSRAQGDDGRSEAAPSDGGKRGQDPGQEPDHKE
- a CDS encoding LuxR C-terminal-related transcriptional regulator, whose protein sequence is MNETTAGGTEAAEGGSARRVRVVLVDDHRMFRTGVQAEIGQTEETGVEVVGEADDVDQAVTVITATRPEVVLLDVHLPGGGGVEVLRRCAPLMGAAERPVRFLALSVSDAAEDVIGVIRGGARGYVTKNITGADLVDSVFRVQDGDAVFSPRLAGFVLDAFASTDAPPVDEDLDRLTQREREVLRLIARGYAYKEVAKQLYISVKTVESHVSAVLRKLQLSNRHELTRWATARRLV
- a CDS encoding ATP-binding protein; amino-acid sequence: MPDAAAGTIEQEREPRKLYRSSDGRWLGGVARGLAGHLGLPVFWVRLAFVALFVANGLGALLYAAFWSFVPLGVGGLSPQPPSAPAKADRGQLVALLALLVASMVFVASVDLNGTARAYLFPALLVGAGVAVVWRQADNARRARWAEAGLRRRNLTLARSAAGVLLVGAGVSGMFVLQGSAEHLGAVLQASLAVLVGVALLAGPWLVRMAQDLGQERLMRIRAQERAEVAAHVHDSVLHTLTLIQRNADRPAEVRRLARSQERELRNWLHRPEGSGRAAEDGPATLAEAVKRTAAEVEDKHGVPLEVVLVGDCPLDEPLPALVQAAREAMVNAAKYGGEGGPVQVFAEAAGEEVFVSVRDRGPGFDLDAVPADRMGVRESIIGRMERHGGTARLRSAPDGGTEVELEIRRTTAG
- a CDS encoding PspC domain-containing protein is translated as MTPPPTGATGAPPAPEPRTEERPPGFRRDRRHRKIGGVCAGLGLHYGLDPLIFRICLAVLSATGGVGLLFYGFAWLLVPYEGEEENEARRLLSGRVDGPALTAVLFALVGCGLLLSVINNGQLLWFAVLLGLLLAGAAHWSRTRPEQGERAQEGMPPEPQAPPVPDGPESWWRGPIVKDGTHDGATGYLWGPAALADGTGGAASTRARASGCGRRPADALAERPRRPRSLGFLTFLLACAAGTLTAFAGWHTQPLGTALQTGLAVALGVLGLGVAVSAFLGRTGLGTIFLAVLTAVALAGAANLPRDATTDWSSPTWRPADTAALRPDYRIGTGDATLDLSEVTVPRGERASVRARVATGHLRVLLPRTSTVDLTAESGIGTVHLPGDRDGGVSVGNDVSRKATYPAGDGGVLTVHVETGFGLTEVTRATP
- a CDS encoding DoxX family membrane protein, yielding MAHGTLLEQPGGLGPRRGLRGTLRRYALLPLRAFLGVTFVHAGLDKLTDSAFLSATGPGSLGELLDAVHATAGAPFLVDLAQHSPVGFGYALALGELLVGLATLLGFRARVAAAGGALISLVLWLTVSWPTTPYYYGNDLAYLLAWLPLALAGAEHFSADEALRQRRRRGRDIGLGLGD
- a CDS encoding SDR family NAD(P)-dependent oxidoreductase is translated as MTMTGAGTTRQPLTVVTGGSRGIGAAVCARLAADGHDLVVGYRSDRAAAESVAERVRAAGRRALAVAVDTADAASVDALFDEAATLGPVTGLVNNAGTSGPVGRLADADPAGISRALDVNLLGYLLCARRAVRDLSASGGGALVNISSAAATLGSPGEYVHYAAAKAGVDTLTVGLAKEVADEGIRVNCVAPGVIWTGFHADPERPAKQGPGIPLGRAGQPEEIAGAVSWLLSPDASYTTGAVLRVAGGR